Below is a window of Myxococcaceae bacterium JPH2 DNA.
CGCCAACGAGCGGTGCGGCATCTACACCGGCTTCGGTGAGTACACGGGACTGCTCATCGAGGACGTGGAAGTGGATGGCAGTCAGGCGCCCAGCGATGGCCAGGTGTTGGTGGGCTCGTCGGGCTACACGTGCCGCCGCTGCAACCTGCACCACGGCCGCACGGGCTTCGGTCTCTCCAGCAACGTGGTGGTGGAGGACTCGTATGTCCATGACGCGCAGTCGCTGAGCCCGGAGACGCACAAGAGCGCGGCCTCGGGGCATGGCGGCGGGAACGTCGTCCTGCGGCACAACCGCATGGAGTGTGTCGCCAACGCGTGCTCATCCGCCGTGTCGCTGTACGGCAACTTCGCGCCCATCGACAACGTGCTGATTGAAGGCAACCAGCTGGCGACGACGGGCTCGTACTGCACCTACGGTGGCTCGCTCAGCAACAAGCCGTTTCCGCAGGGCTCCAACGTCCGCTACCTCGACAACCACTTCATGACCACGTACCACCCGGACTGCGGCATCTACGGCACGGTGGCGGGCTTCGAGGAGGATGTGCGCGGCAACCTGTGGCAGGGCAATGTCTGGGATGACAGCGCCGAGCCCGTCTGTCTGCACAACGCCGAATGCGGCACCGGCCGCAAGTGCGGTCGGCGCGGCCACTGCGTCCCCATTCCGTGAGCCGAGCGCTTAACGGGTAGCGCCACACAGGCACGTCGCCAGCGCCTCGAAGAGGCTCGGGCGCGAGGGGCTGGCGACGGTCGCCTCGGGGGCGCGCAGCAGCGGGCGGACGAAGAACAGCGGCCATAGCATCACGGCCAGGTTCGGCAGCAGCCACGTGGGATCGAACTCGCCCAGGATGGTCCAGTACGCCACCGCCATGAGCCCCGCGCAGAAGGTCAGCGTCAGGGAGACCCACGCCATGGCGCGCCACTCCGGCCGGCCTCGTCCGTGGAGATACACGCTCAGGTATCCGGTCAGCGCGAAGAGCACGTCGAGGGGAAGGAAGGACCAGTTCCAGGCCACCACCCTTGCGTCGTGGTAGTCCTTGAACAGCCACCCCTCGGGCGGCGTGAAGACTCCCAGCGCCGCGAGGCTCGTGGCGAGCCAATAGGCGAGGAAGAGCGTGTCCGTCGTCATCAGGAACGGACGCAGGCGGCGCATCGGGTCAGCCATGCGATGACCCTAATCCCGGATACCCCTTGAAGGGTAGGGTGGCGCATTTGTCACCTGGAGTGGCTATGGTCGCGCCACTCCATGGCTCGCTACGAATTCACCGAAGGCACTTCGCAGAAGTTCTGGGAAATCACCCTCCAGGGCGCGTCGTTCACCGTGCGGTTTGGGCGGCAGGGCACGCAAGGCCAGACGCAGGAGAAGTCATTCGCGTCCGAGGACAAGGCTCGCACCGAGCACGACAAGCTCGTCGCGGAGAAGGTGAAGAAGGGGTACTCGCTGGTGGCTGGCGCGCTGGCCGCCGCCGCGGTGCCTGTCCCGGTGGAGCCCGAGCCCGAGGCTCGCGTTGCCGCGGCTTCGAAGGCGAAGAAGGCCCAGGGGGCTGAAGTGGCCTCGGCCGCCAAGGAGTCCTCGCCCGCTGCGGTGGCCCCTCCCGCCGAGGACCGTGGGCCGGTCCAGAAGTGGACCCCGGAGGAACTCCCCACCGAGCGCGTGAAGGGCGTGTACTGGACGCCCGCGCTGCGCCACATGCTGGTGCCTCGCCCCGGTGGCTTGCGCGCGGTGGTGCGTCCGGTGCCGAGCGTCGAGGTGGCGTGGGCCGCCGTGCGCCGCTCCTTCCTGGCGCAGGACATCATGGCGGTGGAGAAGTTGAAGGAGGGCAGCTCCACCGACAAGCCTCGGCAGTGGCAGTGGCGCACGTCCTACGCCGCGGCCGAGCGCGCGATGGCGGAGCGCTTCGACTCGCCGACGCCCCGCGTGGGGACCGAGGCCGAGGACATCGCCCTGGTGCGCGACCTGTTCGTCCAGTACCGCTATCCCTCCAACTGGTTCGCGGAGTCCCAGCACGAGCGCGTGGCGGACTTCCTGGTGGCCACGGTGGGCCTGGAGCAGGCCCTCCTGCGCAGCGCTCGCGCGGTCGACGACGAGCTGCCCTACACGGGCGTGGGGCTCTTCGCTCGGTTCCGTGAGTTGATCAGCCTCGCGGACGAGGCCACCTACCGCTCCCTGCGGGACACCTGCTTGCCCGTCTTCGCGACGTGCGCCGCCGCGGTTCGCCAGAAGGACGATGGCGCGGCCAATGACCTCCTGAGCGCCGCTTCGTTCTTGTTCCCCTTGGGGCCCTGGGCGGGGGCGAAGGAAGAGGCCGCCCTGAAGGCCGCCCTGGATGCCGTGGGCGAGTTCGGGGACCTCGACGTCACGCACGCCTCTGTCCTGGCGGCGGGAGGCCTGGCGTGCCTGGAGGCGTTCCGGCGGAAGAACCGCAAGGTGAGCCACGAGTTCTGGTCGTTCGATCAGTCGCAGCGCCTCTACCTGACCTCGCTGCTGGAGCTGGAAGGCAAGGCGGCGCTGGAGGCCCTCATCAAGCTCCAGGTGGGCGACCCGTGGGAGGACGATGGCCACTACCAGGGCCTGTACTGCTTCGTCCTGGCGCACATCGACGATGACGCCGCGATTGAGGTCCTCATCAAGCATCTCAAGCGTGAGACGGAGGAGGCCCCCTGGGCGACCGCCTCGCTCCATGTCGCCGCGGCGGTGCAGCGCGCGCGGGTGAATCGGCTCCTGGAGGCGGCGGGGGACAAGCGCGCGAAGGCGGCGGCACTGTCCATCACCAACGGTTCCCCCGTGCCCCTGACGTTCCGCGTGCGAGACGTCCACGCCCCCGTGATTGGCTCCGGCGACGACGTGCATGCGGAAGGAGTCCACGTGGACTCGTACGTAGGAACGGTGCCGAAAGAGGCGAAGCCCTATCAGCGGCGCTCCGTGTCGTTCCGCTTCACCACCGAGCCGGCCATCGTCTGGCGGGACGAGGAGGAGCGCCTGGGGTACCTGCCCTCGGAGGAGGACGGAGGCCATGAGCAGGAATGGGACGGCAAGCCGCTGAGCAAGCTCGACCGGGCCGAGACCGAGGCCTACGTGGCCCACCTGGAGCGCTACCAGTTGGAGGTGCCGGACTACGGCGTCGGGCTGCTCTCGCGTGAACTCGTCCTGCGCCTGGTCCAGCTCCCGTATGGCTCGGCCTCCTACAGCTACAACCGGTTGGGGACGTGGATCGCCAAGTACGGGCTGGACATGCTCCCGTGGACGCTCGACGTGGCCGCGGCCGAGTTCAACAACGCGCTCCTACCTTTCGGGCACGTGGCGCTGGTGCCGTACATCGCCGCGTGGTTCGCGGGAAAGAAGGACAAGCCGCGGGCGCGGGCGTGGCTGATGCGCCATCCGCGCATCGCCGCCGCGGGCTGTCTGTCGTTGGCGCTGGATGGCTCGGGCGCCGAGCAGGAGGCCGCCACGCGGGTCCTGCGCTACCTGGCATCCATGGAGCAGCGCGGGACCATCCTCGAGCTGGCGGCCCAGGGCGGGGCGAAGGATGTGGCGGCCGTCACGGCGCTGCTGGACGCGGATCCGCTCGCGGCGCCCAAGGTGAAGAAGCCGGAGCTGCCCGCCTATGCCTCGCCAGCGAAGCTGCCGGCGCTGACCACGCGTGATGGACGCCGCCTGTCCGCCGCGGAGGTGGAGACGCTGCTCGTGCAGTTGGCGTTCTCGGTCTCGGATGAGCCGCACCCGGGCGTGCTCCACGCGCGCGAGGCTCTCACCGAGGCGTCGCGTGCCGCCTTCGCCTGGGCGCTGTTCGAGGCCTGGGGCAAGGCCAAGTACGACGCCAAGCAGAGCTGGTGCCTGCAGGTGGTGGGCTTCCTGGGCGATGCGGAGTGCGCGCGCAAGCTGACGGCGCTGGCTCGGGAGTGGCCCGGCGAGAACGCGAGCAAGCGCGCGGAGGCGGCGCTGGACGCGCTCTACAATCAGGGCAGCGAGACGGCGCTGGTGCTCATCAACCT
It encodes the following:
- a CDS encoding DUF5360 family protein, with product MADPMRRLRPFLMTTDTLFLAYWLATSLAALGVFTPPEGWLFKDYHDARVVAWNWSFLPLDVLFALTGYLSVYLHGRGRPEWRAMAWVSLTLTFCAGLMAVAYWTILGEFDPTWLLPNLAVMLWPLFFVRPLLRAPEATVASPSRPSLFEALATCLCGATR
- a CDS encoding DUF4132 domain-containing protein, which codes for MARYEFTEGTSQKFWEITLQGASFTVRFGRQGTQGQTQEKSFASEDKARTEHDKLVAEKVKKGYSLVAGALAAAAVPVPVEPEPEARVAAASKAKKAQGAEVASAAKESSPAAVAPPAEDRGPVQKWTPEELPTERVKGVYWTPALRHMLVPRPGGLRAVVRPVPSVEVAWAAVRRSFLAQDIMAVEKLKEGSSTDKPRQWQWRTSYAAAERAMAERFDSPTPRVGTEAEDIALVRDLFVQYRYPSNWFAESQHERVADFLVATVGLEQALLRSARAVDDELPYTGVGLFARFRELISLADEATYRSLRDTCLPVFATCAAAVRQKDDGAANDLLSAASFLFPLGPWAGAKEEAALKAALDAVGEFGDLDVTHASVLAAGGLACLEAFRRKNRKVSHEFWSFDQSQRLYLTSLLELEGKAALEALIKLQVGDPWEDDGHYQGLYCFVLAHIDDDAAIEVLIKHLKRETEEAPWATASLHVAAAVQRARVNRLLEAAGDKRAKAAALSITNGSPVPLTFRVRDVHAPVIGSGDDVHAEGVHVDSYVGTVPKEAKPYQRRSVSFRFTTEPAIVWRDEEERLGYLPSEEDGGHEQEWDGKPLSKLDRAETEAYVAHLERYQLEVPDYGVGLLSRELVLRLVQLPYGSASYSYNRLGTWIAKYGLDMLPWTLDVAAAEFNNALLPFGHVALVPYIAAWFAGKKDKPRARAWLMRHPRIAAAGCLSLALDGSGAEQEAATRVLRYLASMEQRGTILELAAQGGAKDVAAVTALLDADPLAAPKVKKPELPAYASPAKLPALTTRDGRRLSAAEVETLLVQLAFSVSDEPHPGVLHAREALTEASRAAFAWALFEAWGKAKYDAKQSWCLQVVGFLGDAECARKLTALAREWPGENASKRAEAALDALYNQGSETALVLINLLAEKSRFPAFKTAARERIDLLARRRGLTADELADRLVPTFGLDDAGGTVLDFGPRKFSVGFDEALRPLVRNEAGELLKDLPKPAKSDAAAKAKDAAARFTGLKKDVRSVASLQVKRLERMLMSQRSVAAADFIAFFVKHPLVFHLTRRLLWAVLDGARRVPFRVAEDGTFATVKDDAFKLPADARVVVAHPVHIEASQQAAWGQVFADYELIVPFPQLGRPVFAAQATEKGAVSQRFQGVKVPTKALRGLESRRWSRDISDGGGISTYYCFVDRPGARPVMAWLHFEPGFIVGMDAEEATQTLGELRLDGCAFQELDPVSFSELMFDIERLKA